The stretch of DNA TTGGAGTCCTTCAACAACGCTTTGATATGATGCGACTCGAGTTAAAACAGTTGGACGATATGAGACAACATTTTGTACAAAATGTCTCACATGAAATTAAAACACCTTTAACACACATTCATCATCTATTGACACAATTGCAACAAGAACATACGACGACACAACAAGAAGGATACATTGCCAGTATTTATGATGAAACGCATCGCTTAAGTCAACTCGTTCGACAACTATTGCTCCTTTCAGAGTTAGATAATGATGCGCATTTACAATTTGAAGACACGATTGCAGTAGATCGATGTATTTTAGAAATTTTAAAACATGAAAATTATGCGATTGACCAAAAAAACCAAGTACTACTTTATGATTTACCCCCTGTTTCAGTGAAAGGCAATCAACGACTGTTAACACAAGCTTTTGATAATATCATTCAAAATGCAATCAAGTATACTCCGGCAAACGGCACCATTGAGATCGATTTAACAACTAAAGGGGCACACCTGTTTTTGAAAGTTCGAGATGATGGACCTGGCATGCCTGATAAAGTCAAAGCCCGGATATTCGAGCGCTTTTATAAATCTTCAGGTCACACAGATAGTAATGGCTTAGGGCTCGCCATTTCTCAATCCATTATTGTCCGACATGGGGGACAAATCGAGGTTGACAGCATCGTCGGTGAAGGAACCGTCTTTACAATCCGGTTACCGCGCATAACCGAATCAGAGGCGTTATAAATCACGCTTATCACAACAAATACACCTTTCAAACGATGTGTCGAATACGAAAGGTGCACATGGTTTGCAGTCTGATATGTTGGTGCTATCAGACTGCTTTCTTAATTTCTGCTTGAAATCAGAACCTTGTCGATGAAAAGCCCTGTGCGCATCAATGTCCAAAAAAACACTATGAAGAAATGTATCATCATACCTCTCTTCACAGTGTAGCTAAATCTATGTTTATACGGTTAACTCAATAACGTTCCGGACTCGTCTAATTTTAGATGCTTTGATATATCATGATTCAGTTTTTTAAACAACTCGACTTCATCGGTCAATCTTAAACCAAACGATGGAATCATTGCTTTGATGGACGTTTCCCATTCTTTAAATGATTGTGGGAAAGCACGTTGTAATACATCTAACATGACATCTACGGCTGTGGATGCCCCCGGTGATGCCCCGAGTAATGCCGCTAATGTACCATCCGCAGATGTAATCACTTCCGTACCAAATTGTAAAGTCCCTTTTCCTTTTTCAGCTGTATCCTTAATCACTTGAACACGTTGCCCTGCCACAATCACTTGCCAATCTTCATTTTTAGCAGTTGGTATAAAAGTTCTTAATGCGTTCATCCGTTGTTCATTTGATAATAGCAACTGTTGAATTAAATACTTTGTTAGTCCTAATTCTTTAGCACCTGCTGCTAACATTGTCGTTACATTATTGGGTTTCACTGATTTAATCAAATCTAAATAGGAACCTGTCTTTAAAAATTTAGGCGAAAAGCCCGCATACGGACCAAATAAGAGGGCGCGCTCACCATCAATATATCGCGTATCCAAATGTGGGACAGACATCGGTGGTGCACCCACTTCTGCTTTACCATAAACTTTGGCATGATGACGTGCAACGACTTCTGGATTTTTACAAGTTAGGAATAGACCACTAACTGGAAAACCTCCGATATGTTTCGATTCAGGTAAGCCCGTTTTTTGAAGTAACGGCAAGCTCGCTCCCCCTGCACCAATAAAAACAAATTTTGATACGACTGTAAATACACGTTCTTCTTTTAAATCTTTAATTTTAACCGTCCACGTACCATCGCGATGTTGCGTTAAATCTTGAACTTCATGTTCATAATAGAGTGCGCCACCTTTGGCTTCTAACTGATTTAACAGCTTTTGCGTCAGTCTGCCAAAATTGACATCGGTCCCTGATTCATCCCGCGTGGCTGCTATCGCTTCACCATTCGGGTTGCGACCTTCCATCATCAACGGAATCCATTCTTTTAATGTATCGTATTCATCCGTCATATCCATACCTTGAAATAGGACATTTTCACGCAACGCATTCACTCGCGCTTTTAAAAAGTTCACATTTTTATCACCTGTGACAAAACTCATATGAGGCACCGTTCGAATAAACGACTCCGGATCGTCAAGCTGTCCACTTTTAACAAGGTATGACCAAAACTGCTTAGACACTTGGAACTGTTCGTTAATTTTAATGGCTTTCGTAATATCGATTGTACCGTCAGTTTTTTCACTCGTATAATTCAGTTCACAAAGCGCAGAATGCCCTGTCCCTGCATTATTCCATGCGTTCGAACTTTCCTGTGCACATTGATCTAAACGTTCGAAAACATTAATATCCCATTCAGGTTCTAATGCTTTTAGTAATGTTCCTAATGTTGCACTCATGATTCCACCACCGATAAGTACAACATCTGTCTTGTTATGTATGTTTTTCATAACAATACAGTCCCCCTTTTCACTTTAAATCGTTTACAGCTTCTCATGTTGTCGCATTAAAAGATTGCTCGGATGAAGTATAAAAATGTTCCGACAATTCCGACTTTATCACGCTTCATTATCCATCTTTCCCCGTGCGCGATATCACATCTCTTAAATTCATCTTTATCAACCCGCACGAAGAGATTAATAATTCAATTATATACCTTAATCAACTAATAAAAAAGCGATTCCAACTATTTTGTAAAATTTCCATACCATGACTAAAATCAACATACGCGCTCTATCTTATACGTCTGACTATGATCAATCTTTCAAAATGTATTAACAATTCATTAACACTCCTTTTTTGTGCAGTGCTATAATGAAGAAAAAGTAGCTAATCGAGGGATGCGTCATGAAATCTATCACTTTTCTAATGCACAATATTTATGCCGTTGGCGGTACTGTCAAAACAATCTCAAACCTGGCCAATCAACTTGTGCATCAAGGTCACCAAGTCACGATTATTTCTATTTTCAAGTCTCAACGCCAACCTTACTTTGAACTCGATTCCCGTGTCAAAGTGAAGGCATTGGTCGATTATCAACTTGCACTCAGAAATTTCATCCCACTTGTTGCAAATCGTATCCGTAAGTTCACACCATTTCTTAAACCAAAATATTTAACCGCTCACGAACCAGGTTATCGGCAATATTCGAGCTATATCGAAAAAAAGATGATACGTGCGATTCAACGTGATTCATCAGATATCTTTATAGGCACACGTGCAAGTCATAATTTGTTGATTGCGCAATTTGCAAAAAGTCACCAAATCACAGTCGGAATGGAACATATGAATTTCGATGCACACTCGGCAGAATTAAAGGAAGCGTTGCTTACATATTACCCACACCTCAGTGCAATCACAACGTTGACGCATACCGATAAACAACGATACGTCTCATATTTAGACATCCCCGTTTTTGTCGTGGCCAATATGATAGATGAAAAACGCCATCAAATTATGAAAAAACATCAAATTGTCGCAGCCGGCCGTTTTGAATATGAGAAAGGTTTTGACTTGTTAATTCAAGCGATTTATGAAATTCAGCAAGACTTACGTGATTTTGATTATACGGTCTTGATCTTTGGCGATGGCAGTGAGAAAGAGGCATTACAACAGCAGATTAATTTTTTACGCCTTCAAGATATTGTGTTTTTACGTCCGACAACAAAACATCTCAGTACGTATATTGCAGAGAGCAAAATCACATGTGTGCCTTCACGCAACGAAGGATTTGGAATGACCATTTTAGAAGCGATGAATCAAGGCAGTATTGTCGTAAGCTTTGATGGAAATGCAGGCCCAAAATCCATGATTCGCCATGGTTGGAACGGCTTTTTAGTCCCTCACCTCGACACTGCATCACTAGCAATGCAACTTTTAGAAATCATCGAATATGGCCATTCAAAATATTTAACGCCTATCATCCAAAATGGCTATGAAACCGTCGAAAACTATCAACCGGAAGCCATTTACCATCAATTCAAAGCCGTCATCGATACGGTGACACACCTTCATCAGCAACAACATCATACAAAACAATAAAAAGAGACAGGTCACTTCGCCTGCCTCTTTTCGATTTAACTTAATATTAATGACAAAATAAATGTCCAGATACACCAGAATATCAATAGTGCAGCACTATATTTTAATGTCATTTTTAACAATTGTGATTCTTTACCGACTTGCTTTACGGCCGCAGTTGCGATTGCAATAGATTGTGGAGAAATCAATTTACCAATGGCACCACCGGCAGTATTCGCTCCGACAAGTAATGCACCTGTTGTGCCGACTTGTGGCGCAACTGACGCTTGAATTGGTGCAAACAAGGCGTTGTTATTTGTTACAGACCCTGTCATGAACACCCCAATCCATCCTAAAATCGGCGA from Staphylococcus lutrae encodes:
- a CDS encoding HAMP domain-containing sensor histidine kinase, with protein sequence MLKSLYSRFAIYTLTVMVISALLSFEISNIYYHFQLKGANDAKVMATLKRAQSYKEAQSDRDFSRFLTLLGDLNYQVVAFDKTGHPHYYGQPFRKQNLSPSAVQHVLSGQDYHGIAERPFHPFITGFFDNETRNTVGVKFETSNGNYAVFVRPDIGQAFAEFRIFLLVLLILLITISILLVTWSTYALVKPVKQLKQATERLMTGDFTTPIAITRRDELGVLQQRFDMMRLELKQLDDMRQHFVQNVSHEIKTPLTHIHHLLTQLQQEHTTTQQEGYIASIYDETHRLSQLVRQLLLLSELDNDAHLQFEDTIAVDRCILEILKHENYAIDQKNQVLLYDLPPVSVKGNQRLLTQAFDNIIQNAIKYTPANGTIEIDLTTKGAHLFLKVRDDGPGMPDKVKARIFERFYKSSGHTDSNGLGLAISQSIIVRHGGQIEVDSIVGEGTVFTIRLPRITESEAL
- the mqo gene encoding malate dehydrogenase (quinone), coding for MKNIHNKTDVVLIGGGIMSATLGTLLKALEPEWDINVFERLDQCAQESSNAWNNAGTGHSALCELNYTSEKTDGTIDITKAIKINEQFQVSKQFWSYLVKSGQLDDPESFIRTVPHMSFVTGDKNVNFLKARVNALRENVLFQGMDMTDEYDTLKEWIPLMMEGRNPNGEAIAATRDESGTDVNFGRLTQKLLNQLEAKGGALYYEHEVQDLTQHRDGTWTVKIKDLKEERVFTVVSKFVFIGAGGASLPLLQKTGLPESKHIGGFPVSGLFLTCKNPEVVARHHAKVYGKAEVGAPPMSVPHLDTRYIDGERALLFGPYAGFSPKFLKTGSYLDLIKSVKPNNVTTMLAAGAKELGLTKYLIQQLLLSNEQRMNALRTFIPTAKNEDWQVIVAGQRVQVIKDTAEKGKGTLQFGTEVITSADGTLAALLGASPGASTAVDVMLDVLQRAFPQSFKEWETSIKAMIPSFGLRLTDEVELFKKLNHDISKHLKLDESGTLLS
- a CDS encoding glycosyltransferase family 4 protein, coding for MKSITFLMHNIYAVGGTVKTISNLANQLVHQGHQVTIISIFKSQRQPYFELDSRVKVKALVDYQLALRNFIPLVANRIRKFTPFLKPKYLTAHEPGYRQYSSYIEKKMIRAIQRDSSDIFIGTRASHNLLIAQFAKSHQITVGMEHMNFDAHSAELKEALLTYYPHLSAITTLTHTDKQRYVSYLDIPVFVVANMIDEKRHQIMKKHQIVAAGRFEYEKGFDLLIQAIYEIQQDLRDFDYTVLIFGDGSEKEALQQQINFLRLQDIVFLRPTTKHLSTYIAESKITCVPSRNEGFGMTILEAMNQGSIVVSFDGNAGPKSMIRHGWNGFLVPHLDTASLAMQLLEIIEYGHSKYLTPIIQNGYETVENYQPEAIYHQFKAVIDTVTHLHQQQHHTKQ